A DNA window from Suncus etruscus isolate mSunEtr1 chromosome 8, mSunEtr1.pri.cur, whole genome shotgun sequence contains the following coding sequences:
- the ANXA6 gene encoding annexin A6, whose protein sequence is MAKTVQGARYRGSVHDFPDFDAGQDAEALYTAMKGFGSDKEAILELITSRSNRQRQEICQSYKSLYGKDLIADLKYELTGKFERLIVGLMRPLAYCDAKEIKDAVSGAGTDEKCLIEILASRTNQQIHELVAAYKDAYERDLEADITGDTSGHFQKMLVVLLQGTREEDDVVIEELVQQDVQDLYEAGELKWGTDEAQFIYILGNRSKQHLRLVFDEYLKTTGKPIEASIRGELSGDFEKLMLAVVKCVRSTPEYFAERLFKAMKGLGTRDNTLIRIMVTRSELDMMDIREIFRTKYEKSLYSMIKNDTSGDYKRALLKLCGGDDDAAGQFFPEAAQVAYQMWELSAVSRVELKGTVRPAGDFDPDADAKALRKAMKGLGTDEETIINIITRRSNAQRQQLRQTFKSHFGRDLMADLKSEISGDLARLILGLMMTPAHYDAKQLKKAMEGAGTDEKTLIEILTTRNNEEIRAINEAYKEDYHKSLEDALSSDTSGHFRRILISLATGNREEGGEDRDQAREDAQEIADTTSGDKESLETRFMTILCTKSHQHLRRVFQEFVKKTNYDVEHVIKKEMSGDVRDAFVAIVRSVRNKPLFFADKLYKSMKGAGTDEKTLTRIMVSRSEIDLLNIRREFLDKYDKSLHQTIEGDTSGDFCKALLAICGGDD, encoded by the exons ATGGCTAAGACCGTGCAG GGTGCTCGGTACCGCGGCTCTGTCCATGATTTCCCTGACTTCGATGCGGGCCAAGACGCTGAGGCTCTCTACACAGCCATGAAGGGTTTCG GTAGCGACAAGGAGGCCATCCTGGAGCTCATCACCTCCCGCAGCAACAGGCAGAGGCAGGAGATCTGTCAGAGCTACAAGTCCCTCTATGGCAAG GACCTCATTGCTGACCTCAAGTACGAGCTGACGGGCAAGTTCGAGCGGCTGATTGTGGGGCTCATGCGGCCCCTTGCCTACTGCGACGCCAAGGAGATCAAGGACGCCGTGTCG GGTGCTGGCACTGATGAGAAGTGTCTCATTGAAATCCTGGCCTCACGCACCAACCAGCAGATCCACGAGCTGGTGGCAGCCTACAAGGACG CCTACGAAAGGGACCTGGAAGCTGACATCACGGGGGACACATCGGGGCACTTTCAGAAGATGCTGGTGGTGCTACTTCAG GGTACCCGGGAGGAGGACGACGTGGTCATCGAGGAGCTGGTTCAGCAGGATGTGCAG GACCTGTATGAGGCAGGAGAGCTCAAGTGGGGGACAGATGAGGCCCAGTTCATCTACATCCTGGGGAACCGAAGCAAACAGCACCTGAGACTAG TGTTCGATGAATACCTGAAGACCACCGGGAAGCCCATCGAGGCCAGCATCCGTGGAGAGCTGTCCGGGGACTTTGAGAAGCTGATGCTGGCTGTGG TGAAATGTGTTCGCAGCACCCCTGAGTATTTTGCTGAGCGGCTCTTCAAGGCTATGAag GGCTTGGGCACTCGGGACAACACCCTGATCCGCATCATGGTGACACGCAGCGAGCTGGACATGATGGATATCCGCGAGATCTTCCGGACCAAGTACGAGAAGTCCCTCTACAGCATGATCAAG AACGACACTTCCGGTGACTACAAGCGGGCTCTGCTGAAGCTGTGCGGGGGTGATGACGA TGCTGCCGGCCAGTTCTTCCCAGAGGCTGCTCAGGTGGCCTACCAGATGTGGGAACTTAGCGCAGTGTCCAGAGTCGAG CTAAAAGGGACCGTCAGGCCTGCAGGAGACTTTGACCCGGATGCGGACGCCAAGGCTCTTCGCAAGGCTATGAAGGGGCTCG GGACTGATGAGGAAACCATCATCAACATTATCACACGCCGCAGCAACGCCCAGAGGCAACAGCTACGCCAGACATTCAAGTCCCACTTTGGCAGG GACCTGATGGCCGACCTGAAGTCTGAGATTTCCGGGGACCTGGCCCGGCTGATTCTGGGGCTCATGATGACCCCAGCCCACTACGACGCCAAACAGCTGAAAAAGGCCATGGAG GGTGCCGGCACGGATGAGAAGACCCTCATCGAGATTCTGACTACTCGCAACAACGAGGAGATCCGGGCCATCAACGAGGCATACAAGGAGG ACTATCACAAGTCCCTGGAGGACGCCCTGAGCTCGGACACCTCCGGCCACTTCAGGAGGATTCTCATCTCTTTGGCGACG GGCAACcgtgaagaaggaggagaagatcGGGACCAGGCCCGAGAGGATGCCCAG GAAATCGCCGACACCACCAGCGGGGACAAGGAGTCCCTAGAGACACGCTTCATGACCATCCTGTGCACGAAGAGTCACCAGCACCTCCGGCGAG TCTTTCAGGAATTTGTCAAGAAAACCAACTACGACGTAGAACATGTCATCAAGAAGGAGATGTCGGGGGATGTCAGAGATGCCTTTGTGGCCATCG TGCGGAGTGTCCGGAACAAGCCTCTCTTCTTCGCGGACAAGCTCTACAAGTCCATGAAG GGAGCGGGCACCGATGAGAAGAC